In Primulina huaijiensis isolate GDHJ02 chromosome 4, ASM1229523v2, whole genome shotgun sequence, the DNA window GCAGCCGCGATGGCCTTTCCCTTCTCAGATGCTCTTTCCATACGAGCTATAGCATCGTACAGACATTTTGCTATATCAAGTAAAGCAATCACCTCTCCATTTTCAACAACTGGCAAATGTCTAAACTTTCCTGTGGATAAAGTATGACAAATAGGGGGATCAAAACTAAATATTTCTTGGGGTCTAATGCCCTTTGTTAAGATGAAAACCCAACCTTGAACCATCTTTTGAAGTGCCTCAACTGCAAGAGTGTCAGAAAGCACAAATACAGGGTTCCTTGTCATAACCTTGGAAACAGGTGTTTCCTCAAGATTAACCTCTCGTGCAAGGACTCTTGTAGCTATATCCTTTAACGAAAAAAGGCCAGAAACAAcaattttttaacttttcagTGAAACGAAACCAGTAAAAGTAAATCATAAAATTGCAAATAGAAATCTAAAGCACTTTGTTTTGTCATTTATGTCCATCTGAGTCAGACCTTGTCTGTCAGGATTCCACACAGCAAAGCATTTGAATCCGTCAGCAACAAAGCATCAACTCTACGTGCAGCCATCCTACGACAAGCTTCAATGATACTAGTAGTGTCAGGTACTGTCAAGGCTTTTGACAACCGTAATCGCTTCACTGTCCGTTCTCCTGTCAGTCCCCTGTTGAAAATGTGAGGAATGACTTTCAGATGTTTATAGTActatcaacaacaaaaaaacatgATTCTACAAATGCATGCGCTCAAACACTGAAGAAGGTAGTCGTTAATTGTTTCATTTATGATAActacaaaaattaaattaaaaaaaaataaacattgaaAGTAGCCTGTTGGCAAATGAATTTACTAGAATACACTAATGACCTCAACTTTTTGCGGTGAATGGTGATCACAAGAGTATGATGAAACATGGTCTTTGACCTCATGCGTCTGGCCATCATCAACAAGAAGAGGTTGTTAActaaaattgatcattatctacTAAAAAGACAAGTTTCATTTATCTTTCAGATTCAATCTCGATTTCATGACAGCGCTAAACAACTGAAGCACAAAAAAAGGGATAAAGTTCTCCCAACTTCACTTTCTTCTAGAAATTTGGCTTTACTTATTATCAAAGTAGATAACTGATGTAATTCTATATTCGTAAAAAAAAATCGGTTTGGAATTTCTATCAAAATCGACCATACTACCAGTTCCAAATGAGGTTTGTTATCCTCTCAGGAATCAACACTCCAAGCAACTGGCATATTTCATTCCAAATTAGCACAACAATACAGCATAGAAACTAAAATAAAACACGTTTGCACGTTTTACATCCCTCGGTCTCCACATGAAATCTGCCAAAACTGAATTCAAAAGGCGTTGACACCATTCATAAGTAAAAGCGCAATAAGAATAAGATTCGCTAGCATTTCCAATAAACTTTTGAGGACtaatttaaaagaataaaaCACAGAAACATCctgatttttcaaaaacataaGATACATAGCATACATTGAACGGGAAGCCGACAGAGACTTGCGGTGAGTCGAGGAATCTCCGCCGCCACCTCCACCGTTCTCCGCCGCAGCCGCGGCCTTCCTCCTGGCCTGAGACGACGAGCTGGTCAACGACATGCTTTTCCGCGAAGATGATCCTCCTTGACTCGTCATCATCAACAACAAATTCAACACCTAACAAttcaacataaatttttttaaaaaaaaaaaagcaatcaTTCGCGAACAAAAACTCAGGATCAGAttaaattttcagaaatttaaacaaaaaaaaaaataatgcacCTGTTGCAATCGTATTGAATGAACCGAAAAATTGGCAAGATAAACGAGTCAAAGAGGAATTGATTCCCTTTTTTCTTTCGAGAATTAGAATGAATTTTCCTCACGGTtagaaaaagaataaaaaaggaAGGACGAGGATTTtgctatttatattttttatttttattttttaatttgttaatggCGTAAAATGCATAATGTCTCTGTATTTATTCAGAATGTTAATTTCAATatcttgatattttttatatatagaaaaaattatattttaaatcgtataacggtttatttttttatgttgtcaGTCAATTTTCGATCATAATTaactaatttataattatttttgatttcatttttttttatcagagaACTCATATAGTGTTCAAAACTATGACACATCATCAGAATATATTGACGTGACGACGGATATTTTTGACGTGTATGATATCGTCACATTAGTAGTATGGTAAAATATgactttgattttaaaaaatatgtgattttttttattaatataattatgaaaGGTTGATTGTGTAAAGTTCGTCCACTGGGCCTGAAGCCCGTAGGATTTATGCCCAATTACCCATAACCAAACCCGATCTGTCCAAAGGTCGCCCCGGCCCATCTATGATCCATCTCCCGAGCTCACTCTGGACTCGGCCTTCGACAAGCTAGACCCTCTTTTCTTCTGCAAATCGAAGCAAGAAAAAGCGGAGGAAAATGGCAACGCCAGCTCGATTGTTCCGAAGAATCCTGCCACGAACCCTCTCCACACCTCTTTCGGGCAGGGCTTATTCGGCGGAAGCAGTTCAATCGGTCCCATCGCCGACTCCACCAGCTCCGGTGATAAGGGAGTCCCCCGATCGGGTGAATTGGGACTATAGGGGCCAGAGGAAGATCATACCTTTAGGGCAGTGGATCCCGAAGACGGCCGTCGATGCTTACGTGGCGCCCAATGTCGTATTGGCAGGTCAAGTGGTGGTCTACGACGGCGCCTCCGTGTGGAACGGCGCCGTCCTACGCGGCGACCTTAATAAGATCACCGTTGGATTCTGCTCCAATGTGCAGGAGCGATGTGTTGTTCACGCCGCCTGGTCTTCCCCTACAGGTCGGTTTTTTTGGCCCTCCCTTGTACGCTGTGCAGAAATGGTTTTACATTTTGTTTTACCTTCTGTTCTTGTCCACACTTTGATTAAATAGGGCAATCGGCAAGGTTTCTTTCTCTAATTATGTAAGCAATTTAGTTGTTTGTGGCAGTAGATTGGCCTATTAAGCTATATTTGTGAAGACAGTGCTAGTGTAGACTCTTTTTGCAGAAACTAGTGGTTTGTAGTTTGAGCTGTTATTTGGTCTGTCGGCAAGCAGTAATTGTCTCCGTTGGTTTTCGAAGCTGAATATGTGAAGTAGCGATCCAAATACTGTGTTTTGGTTACCGTATAATTGAAAAGATATGAGTTTCACCGTGATATAAGTTATTGTTTTTTGTAGATTGGATGATATTTGGTCTACTTGCTAATAGTTTGCTTAGGAGTAGTGGATAGAGCAAAAGACTGAAGTTCCCGATTTTGGTTGACGTGGTATGTTCatctaaaattttcatgctgTAATTGAATAGCCATTATATACTAAAATTAGAATTCTATAAGAAAATTTGACTTTCAACATCTAAAGTTATAAATATGCTGATCAAACTTATTCCTCGAACACTTCTCAGTCGTTGCCCGTGGAAAATGATACACCCCCAATATTGTTGCTTCTTCTTTTAGAAGAATTCTACTAACTAAATTACTCTGCATTGTTCATCTTATTCATATACATCACAGTTTCCTGATTTGACTGATCATAGTTCATCTCATGTTACGTAAGGCTATTTATTAcactatttaaaaatttatttgctTCAAAATATCCCATTGAAGAACTTGAATCAAAAGGGAGGTTCATATTGGTCTGGATGGATTGTAACACCTGCAGGAGTGTTGAGTTGTCCAATTCATTCCTATAAATGGACGCAAAATTAAATCAGGGTCGTTAATATTGTAGTTGTCAGTTGTCACTAGAGAAAATTGATTGTATAGTTTGTTTGTATTGAGAATTGATATTCCAATTGGGTTGTTattctatgtttttttaaaaatgaccaTAAAGATGGCTTATCCGTCTGTTAACGAAATCATTTCTTATCAATAAAAAAGAAGGAAATTGTGATGTTTATTCATGAAGCTGTTAAACTATGAAATTACTGTTTGGTCACTTCTATGAGCACATGTGGAGCCCCTAGTATCGAAACTCTCATATATTTCATTCTCATATGCTAATTCTTAGGCCTTTCTTGTCAAGTTAAATAACGCACTAATATATGCATGTAATCCTTATGCATTAAAATCTGGATAAACTCCTGGTCTTCATTTCACATGTGGGTAGACATAATAAAGTATAAACTCGTGGTTTAAGCCATCTCTCCTCTCTCGTAAGCAAAAGTTATTCTGAAAAGTGATTTCTTGGTCTTCATTTCACATGTGGGTAGACATAGTAAAGTATAAACTCATGGTTTAAGCCATCTCTCCTCTCCCGTAAGCAAAAGTTATTCTGAAAGTGGTTTCTGGCAGAAGCTGCCGTATAACTAAATCTTTTCACCAGGGTTGCTTCTTGTTGCTGAATTTCCATTGTGGATATATTGAACAGTGGTCTTGTTTTCCATTTAGATACAATAAAGTACAATTGATGCAGCTGCCTGCTAAACTATTCTTTGATATTCGACAGGGCTTCCAGCAGAAACATTGATTGAAAGATATGTCACGGTTGGTGCGTATAGTCTATTGCGATCTTGCACTATTGAGCCTGAATGCATTATTGGGCAGCACTCCATCCTTATGGAGGGTTCCTTGGTTGAAACACACTCTATCCTTGAAGCTGGGTCTGTGGTTCCTCCAGGAAGAAGAATACCAACTGGCGAACTCTGGGCCGGAAATCCAGCAAAGTTCATTCGGACTTTGACTCATGAGGAGACATTGGAGATCCCTAAACTTGCTGTTGCAATAAATGATCTTAGCAAAAGCTACTTTTCCGAGTTTTTACCTTACTCGACCGTGTATTTGGAAGTTGAGAAGATGAAGAAGTCCTTCGGAATTTCGATCTGAAGTGTGTATGTTATACTGGCTCTTTATTCTTGCAAAGAAATAAGCAACGTAAGATCTGTGCAAGCCCTTGAACTTCTTAGTTTGCATTTGATCTGATTTTTTTATGCTTAGAAATGGGATATATGATCTTGAATACTTTTCATCCATGGATTCTTGTTTTTTGGAAGTTTACTACATCATTAATCTGTTTCttagtagtttttttttttttttttttttttttattttgtttattttttttttaatttttctttttttattgcaatttttttttgtttgttttttttttgctgtgACATTTGGTTTTTGAGTCACATAGATATTTTTGCATGCTTCAATGAAAAGCGNTGCATATTTCCAAAACCCAAATTGTAGATTTAGATTACAAACATTAATgagcaggtctcttgtgagatcttctcacgaatttttatctgtgagacagatcaactttattgatattcacgataaaaaataatactcttagcataaaaagttatatttttttatggatgatccaaataagagatttatctcacaaaatacgatccgtgagaccgtctcacacaaatttttggcCACGTTAATTTATtccacaataaaaatataaaaaaagaaaataaattgttcaaaataatgtttttatggGAATCTACGTTTTCTTCCCGTCCACAATTGTCAATTGGCCAACCACTTAGCCATTAAGAGGAAACTTCTAAACccaaaacaatttaataattgttAATGGAATCTAAattattgtagaaaattaatTCTCTTTGCAAGTTAGATACTTTGTGAAGAAACCTTTACTTAAATGACACTATCGCAATGATTATCACAAcctttttttaacaaatatgcTGAAAAGTGTAGGGtaatagtttaaattttttaagagtgggtctcatgtgagaccgtctcatgaatcctaatttgtgatacgggtcaactctaccgatattcacaataaaaagtaatagtcttagcataaaaagtaatattttttcatggatgactcaaataagatatcagtctcacaaaatacgacccgtgagaacgtgtcacacaagtttttgtcattttttaatTGGTTTTCTTGTTCACTATAAATATGCTGAAtcattttcccttttttttacTTTGACCTTTAAACACAAAGTTGTTCTAACCTAAATTGCATAATTCAATGGTCACAAACTCCTTAAATCATTGAATCTTGATATTTGAACATAATGTCCATTTAACTCGTGTTTCGAACAAGATGTGTTATTTTTCAGTCCGGACTCTTACAAGTATTATTGTGCGTAATGGGTTTCACCAACAATTAATTTGTATGTGttctcattttttaaaaatgattaactcGAATTATTATTAATGTTGATTGTTTCATTTTGTAATCCGATTATTTTCGTGAttcgattattttttttaaaatcaagaaactATATATGTGGCATATATTTGAACAAGACAAGACAACATCTTGTCCAATATTTTTCGTAATTTTGTCACAATTATTTTCAGAAAGATTTAGCTAATGATGATGTCATGCCAATGGTAACTTTTTGCATCAAAATTAAGTTTTCCCAAGCTGGCAAATTGTCTAAAATAGTTATCAATTTTGATTAACATATTTTTATAGAAAGAGACACCTTGTGTCATTACATATATGTCACCAACCACTATGTGTTCATGAAAGACTTgatatagaaattttttatataaattccaACCTTTGAAGTAAGGCAAAAACTTGAACATCTAAAACACACAAGTTTCTTTGTTTTCTCCTTCATTCTTATTTTTAGTTTTCTACCACTTTTTATCCCAAGTTTTTGCATCCCAAGGCATACACTGGATTCGTTCTTCATAATTTCAAGATGCAAACGAAGTAATATTTTCATGgaatttcaatatttattttgtgatttttccGCTCGGAAATCCGCTAGTTATGATGTTGGAACagctcaatcaaatcaaattaccTGAGAATTGGGTCATTTTGTTTGATTGAGCCGTGCCAATATCATATCAAGTTATgtaatatcaaatcaaatctttgTTTGGATTGAAAGAGCTCgaacgaaaaaaaaaatcagaaataaagattttaaaatgattatatgGTGGAATTCCAATTTCAGTAAATGGAACTACCAATCTATTGTATAGTAACTTCTTGTAATGActattaaatatttgatcaatATTTTTGGTATTGGATTGAATATAAGTTAGGAGGGATTATCATCATATAGTGGATTGTtttcattaataaattaaaattttagggGTATGAATTTGGCCATAAAATGTAGGAAATACACATAAAC includes these proteins:
- the LOC140975668 gene encoding gamma carbonic anhydrase-like 2, mitochondrial, giving the protein MATPARLFRRILPRTLSTPLSGRAYSAEAVQSVPSPTPPAPVIRESPDRVNWDYRGQRKIIPLGQWIPKTAVDAYVAPNVVLAGQVVVYDGASVWNGAVLRGDLNKITVGFCSNVQERCVVHAAWSSPTGLPAETLIERYVTVGAYSLLRSCTIEPECIIGQHSILMEGSLVETHSILEAGSVVPPGRRIPTGELWAGNPAKFIRTLTHEETLEIPKLAVAINDLSKSYFSEFLPYSTVYLEVEKMKKSFGISI